The window TGTCCCTGTTCTTATTGGCACTAATCCTTTGGACCTTCTGTATGATAGATTTGATGAAAGGATTAATGGGCCCATTATAGAAAACTGTGTTTATGTCACCTTTGTCCAACACCTGCGCAGCATAtacaaaagcaaataaaaggtTGGTAAATTGAAACTTCTATGCAAGAAAAGAGTAGTCATTCCAGCAGGGCAGAAAATGGCTATGTAAGGAACACAAACAGCTCTGCTGGATCTGCTTTCTTGGTTGATTACCCATTAAATTCACACTTTCCAAGGGGATTGACTTAGGGTATTGTGTAGTTACATCACAACAAGCCCCAGACATGCTTCTTTCAAGGTGTCTGTCTTGCTAAAGTATGAAATGACGCATGATGTCACAGTGCCAGTACATTGTGTTTTGGGAGAATTTAcaattgctttatttatttctccacTTACCTCTTCAAGTGTTGAAGGACACAACAAAGAATCACGACCTTCTAGCTCCACAGCAGAGTGCTACACCTTACACATGGGATATGGTGAATTTAACAGGATCCCTTAAGGATTAACTAACGCTCCAAGCACATTCCAGAGAGTTAAGGAGCAGTGCTCCATTAACCTAAAGAAACTTCTTGTGTTCCCTTTTCCTATTCTCTGAGACCCTTGTACATCATGAAGAGAAGCTTATGCCAGTCTTGAATAGGTTGAAAGAGTTTTGGCTCAAGATATCACctgagaaatgttgtttttttaggaACTGTGAAGAATCTAGGACATGTTGTCTTAGAAAATGGAGTACAATCTGACCCTGACAAGATTTCGCACTCACAACTTGGCCCAGAGCAAATAATATCTAAGATCTTAAATCCTTTCTTGGCTTTGTAGGATATTACAGGAGATTTATCAAGGACTTTCCAAAGATTGCAAGGCTGATCTAACGGCTGGTTACATCCAAGTCAGGAAGAAGTGTCAAGTCCCGAACGCTGACCTTTGTAGAAAAGTGGACTATTCTGTGTGAGGAAGCATTTAGAATGCTCATTGATACGTTAACGAGTGCCCCAGTGCTCGGGTTCGCCAATCCTAGGCTACCCTATATATTGCACACTGACGCCAGCCTTCACAGTCTTGGGGCAGCTCTGTACCAGGAACTAGATGGCAGAATAAATCCATTGCCTAAGCAACTCAAGGCTTGTCAGGTTGTGAAAGGAGATACCCACTCACAAATTGGAGTTTCTTGCCCTTGAGTGGGCAATAACAGACAAACTGGCTGATTATCATTTTGGTCCTGAATTTGCAGATGTCACAGACAATAATCTGTGACTTATGTTCTAACATCTGCCAAACCTGAGGCTGCTGGCCGTTGGTGGCTTGCAGCCCTGTCCAATTTCAACTTCAATATTAAGTGCAAGTTTTTACAATTAAGTACAATAACAATATTATAATAGATCTTGTTGTAGACAAAGATCTTGTGAGAAGAGCACCCGCCTTAAAGCAAAAGCTGATAAAAGCGGCCCATCTCATGAATATTGAGACAAGCAGAATTGAAATATGGAACCTGATGGTTCGGGAATAAAAAACATCTTAGTCATAACAGATCCTTTTACAAAATATGCAGTTGCCATACCTACTAAAGACCAGAAGGCCAAAACACTAGCTACGACTTTATGGATCAGTTTCTTTGTCCATCATGGCATACCTGAGCATCTGCATAGTGACCAAGGCTGCGACTTTGAATCTGGGATCAAGAAAACAAGAACTACTTCCTATCACCCACCCAAGTGTATATCACCCATGCGGCAATCCAGTGGAACAGTTTAACTGAACACTTTTGGAGCTGTTGATGGTCTCttgagaaagaaaacaaagtCCGGTGGCATGACTATGTTCAAAGCTTAGTGCAGGCCTACCAGGAATGACACCACAGAGTTTTTCCCTTTTCAGATAATGTTTGGGAGACAGCATTTCCATTGATGTGGCATTTGTCCTCAATCCAGAAGGGGAGAATAAAACAACTCATTCTGACTATGTGATGAAGCTCAAAGAAAATCTACAGGAAAGTTACAAACTTGAATTGGAACACAGTGAGAGAAACCCCTTGAAAAACAAAAGGAGATAAGACCTTAAGACTTTCGGGGAAGGAGAGTGTGTCCTTGTCAAGAATGTTGGGGtgtgaaacaaacacaaaatagcTGATCGTTGTAGTCAAGCAGTGTTTAAAGTAGTTCAACGTATCAATGATTCTCCTGTCTATGTGGTGGCCCCTGTTACTTCAGATGGCCCTGGCAAAACATTGCATTGTGATTTACTCTTGCCTTGTGGCTTTCTTGCTCCACACGTTGAAACAGAGATGACTAAGCCTAAGCAGGAGGAGAACACGGTGCAACGTGCTTAAATACCCATACAGGAAGACAAGGATGAGGAACACTCATTTGAGAGTGATGAAGTAGTAGAAAATGGGTACTACTCTCCAGTTAGAAGTGTAGAGAAAACATATCCTTCCAACACCATTTTGTGTGAACTCCCTCAGCATCTTCCAGGGTCCTCTTCAGTGAGTTCTGGCCATGTGCAGTCCAGTCTAAGACCGAATCTGAGGAATTCCAGCCCAATGAGGATTGACAACCAGACCCTAAACAATTAATCACAAAATCCCACACAGATGGACTTAGTGTGAGGATATGCAAAGTGCTAAGAAAGTTTGAATAAGTGAATCTTGGTCTTGAGAATGAGGTAAGGGCAGTTTAAGTCATACTTTAAATGGaacatgaggaaaaaaataaatgtgctggAAAAGTAAATAACAATGAATTTGGAGAACAAGCACCTGATGGAGGTAAACACCCAGCAACAAGGGAGGTTGACTAGGTTTAGGGTAGAGCCAGACCGACTGACACTAGGAAACCCACTGATGTTAGTTATACAATCCCTGTTAACCAGTCATTAACTAAAGCTTTGGATATGGAGCCAACATTTAAGCTGTCACCTCAGACCAGTTGACCGCAATTTAATGTATGGTAGAACATGCAGGGACGCATGCACATTCAGGAGAGGAGGATGTAACCCATATAAAATGGACATGAGCTTTGAAGTCTCCCTAGGCTGCCATAGATATCCATTCCTATAGATGGTGTTGAATCACGTATGCTGGCTAAGTCACACTGAAATAGtgctgaaggagaagaaagTGGAAAAATACTTGAGAAGTTTCGAGTGAGTTAGAGAGATCATGAAAATGAGAGATCATTTTCATACCATacagggttttatttattaatactaGGTGCTTTTAGAAGCTATCTTTTCTTTGGTTGTGAATTTTGGTATATATTTCCATTCCAGATAGAGCCGAGTGAATCTTTGGTGAGTACAACGGAGGGGTTGCTGTTAAGGGATGAAATATGTGTATTTCTATAGCTTTTTTCTGATTTTTGATCTTTGAAAACAATCGGAGTAGTTTTCAGTCCATGTTATgaccagaaaaagaaagaacattGTTTCAGAACACCATTTCAGATGAAGGGGAAGAAGTGTGTAAGTCATTTGTGGGACATGTTCATAGCATGTTTGTAACATCAAGCTGTGTTATGAGGTAACAATACtgtgttaatgttttaattttgaaggtgtttaaatatgaatgtcTAGTTAAAGGACTGCATTTAAAGTGTATTACAATTGACTTTGCTTTAATCAACTTGTGAGCCAGTATTACATAATAGAAAGAAAAGTGTTCAGATAACTGATGTAATATTATTCATATCCAGTACAGCTATGTACTGATGAGGATCCATTGAATAGTGTTTTTGAAtgtgtttgttcataaaaatgtgtttttatgagaAAATTCCTGCTACATTTGAAAGTAATGTGATGATGATTTTGGTTATTATTTGTCATGTTTCATAATTCTtgcatgttaaataattttatgtttgtAATCTGTAGTCGTGGCCAACTCACTCCCAGAATTGAACCTAAATCTGTCTTAATTAATTTCCCAATCTGATTTATTATTTCAAATCCAATGTGCACATATTGAGAGCTACACACCTATGATAACAACTGCTCTGCAAACCATGATTTCCACTCTCATAATAACTGTGGTTTTAGTCTTCATAGGAAATCAGAAACAAGCTCACCGTTGAGGTTTTGTTAAGAATCAGAAATTTCCACAAACAACACACCACAAAATTAGAATGGTGAACATCAAAACGCAAGGGGAGCTTTTGTTTACAGCGACTAAACATCCAGAACGGTTGTTGTTCCCCAGCCTTGTCTTATCATTAGAAACAAACTGGATTTCTGGTAGTTGCATGCATATAATGTATGTGCGAGAATTTCTTTATATATGGCCTAGAGCGTCTCAGGAGCGTGTCTCAAGGAGCCAATTTGCAGTCCCCAAAAATATGtgaagaatacatttattttaaaacccgtttcacaaaaaaaatgtttccgtGTGAATGCAAGGCCAAATCAGATTGAAAAATGTTACAAGGACAGGGTCTAAATCCCACTGACAAAGTCGGTGTTTATACAATAACTGGGAAGGGAGAACAAATGGCCAAATATAGTTGAAATATAGATTCTGTATATATTCCAGATATGTAAAATATGCAATTTCACTTTGTTCATGTGACAAGTATAACAAATAACAGCAGCACTGGTTTATGTTATTATAAATTCAGTTTATACATTTTGTTGATACATTTTCCAGCCCCATGTGATTTAATCCcagaaaatattgttaaacatattttcatatttaatgttaATATAGAAAATCTATTCAATGTATAATGTTATTTGGAAATGAACACCCAACATTTAGCTATTTAGATTGATCCAGCAAAAtagtaaatatattttctaacatattctttatttttgttcttctgctacatccatttcatatttttaatcaGACACCCTGACTGCTCCATGCTTTGGACTGGCTGGTTTCTAGGGAAGAGTGTGCATCTTACGTAATGCCCTGAATTCTGCCTGGGAGTCTTATCATGACACATAACATATAAACCATACCTAGCGCTACTTATTCCTCCTACCATGAAGAAACTCATTGATACCACATCAAGTTCAGCTCTCAGCAGGATGGATATCTCAAGGGAAAAATAACACGGAAAGGCCTCACAAGGTTCATTCAGCCAAACAGGAGAAATCTGCCTAAACAAATCAGACCCACTTCAgcagaacatgcacacacacactgtaattcaatgtgttctTTATACACTCTCTAACAACATTGCAATCGATATTACATCATTGAAAGTGCATTCATATGCTCAGGAAAATCTTTATCTGTAGaacaactttttttcattatccAGTTTTATGTGAGACAGCACACCTTCAACTCAACAAATGTTAATTGTGCTCACATTGTTTTGTCATATCACTATCCTGCCAATGTCATATTGCATAATTGATCAATAAATAGAAATTTTGCTGTTTTATATGATTGAACATTCACATGACTAGCCTCCTGTTTAACCCAAGTGGTCTGCATTAAAATTGCTGAGCtgtgaaataaaatgctttatatttaatttcagatGCTGATAAATAGACCGAACATCAACGCACAAATGCAGGCGCTAGAATCTATAATACAGCTCTGCAGTGCAACACACCAGCATGCCAAGTTCCCAGTGAATGATTTATTTCAAAGCCGCAGCTTGACGTCTTAATCCTACAGCCCCTATCCTTTATGCGATAAGAAGACAAGTGGTCTGTTAGCGGAGCTCATTTATGTGCAGGGCAGGCAGCAGCCACCCATTTTCAGCAGCACCAGGAAGCAGCAGCACAGTGGCTCATTGTGGAAGAAGGGGAAGAAAGGCCGTTCCCATTTGAAATgggagagatatatatatatatatatatatatatatatttttttttttttttttttcattcattcattctcagGTTCTCTGAAATGGCCACCGTGCCTCCGGCTGCCCATGGCGGTAAACATTTCTTGCAGTGATTGCTTTCATACATGATGCCCATAAAATACTTCCCTTTGCCAACAGGATATTATGGTGGATGAGGAGTGTATATAATTGCAGGGTAAGGATCAGTAGAGCATATGTCTGCAGCACTGCAGACTTTTTATTGCAATCGCAGCTATGGCACAGCACCCAATCCTTTCCTCCTATTTTTCCCACTCTACCTATGGGGCCAAAGGGATCTATCTGGTGTAAATGACCAGAGAGCGCAGCCAAAGAGCATTATCAACAACAGGAAGTACACAAAGCAACCATGAATTCAGACATATTACTGTGAAAATTTAATCAATCTGAACACTCATGGTATTGCCTTACATTCATTCACCTTGCACTGAAAAGCCTTctgtcctcaaaaaaaaaaaatgtaatcctgTAAACTCTGCTTCATCCAATGCACTGGACAGAGAAGTTCACAAGAAGGAGTCTTTTACAGCACAgcactgtaaaaagtgtttaaaaagtAGCAGGCAAGTATAGGGAACAGTACGAATAAAATACTTGGGAGTGCAAAGGCACTTCtacagaaaaagtaaaaaaactaaaaaaaaacaacaacaaaaaaaattaacacaaagAGTGGGTAACACTCACCATGACTTCACTGCCAGACATTATGTACAGGAATGTCAGTGTGAATCAGTCCTCAGGCTCTCTAAACTGCATTAAACAGTTTTGCTACAGTCTGGATTTGTTCAAGTACGTGTTAtaatttagatattttaaattctggagagaaaaaaaatatatatatatatatttatatgtagaTCACATTTTGATTGCAGGTGCATTTATAGTTTTTTAGTTTACAGTTTGTTTGCTTTCTAGGTTGCTTTGCATCCTGGTGGACTGCTTTTACAGCTGACTCATAGCAGTCTGCACCTCGAGGTAGTCCGGTACCTTTTTGAACTTGGATGGCAGTAAGGGCGGCTCACATTTCGACTGCTCCATGTAGTACTTGCACGGGGTTCCATACAGGGTGGTCTTGTTTAGATGCTCCTGATTGTGCCTCCGAGCTGCCACCTCATATGATGGCACAAATGATCTGTTGGGTAAAGTGCAAAAGTTGTAGTTGAGTGGTGCAGCAGTTGGAAGCTCCTTCACCCTCTCAGCGATGTTCTGGTACAAGAGCTCGGGTTCTTGGATGCTACTGGGCTGCTTGTCCAAAAACTGCATTGTGCTTATGGTGAAGGCGGAGCTGGCGGCCAGCTCATCCTGTTTGGGCTCCAGAGAGCTGAGTCCAAGGTTCAGGTTCTTGAAGTAGGCCACCTGCTCACTGTCTTTCTGCATGTATATCGGGTTCTGACACATCTGGCCCATGGGTGGAGGGATATAGTTGTAGACGTGGCTCTCAGTCTTCTCTGTGCTCAGCTCCGTGCCATATGTGCTATACTGTATCTGAAAGGAGCTCACGTCCAGGTTATTGGCGCTCACTGGGACACTCTCCACGCCTTTGCGCCGTTTaaggacaaaaacaaacaatccCGCCCCCAGGCAGACCGACAAGATGAACACCACTAGTACTCCCAATATTAGAACAGACAAGGGCACTTCTGCATGCATTTCTGGTATGTTCCCTTCCATGGAGGTAGCCGTGGAGCAGGACGTCGGCTCAGCGCTGGGGGTTACCGTTGGGGCCTTGGTGGCAGGGACCTTGTTGGTCTCAGGACAGATGCCATCATTTCGTAGGGACCGCAACAGGCGGCCTGCATGTTTGGACGGGGAGTCACAAGTGATTTCGTTGACCACCACACTGGTGCTGGAAAGCTCCATCCAGTTCTTCAGAGGGACAATGTCACATGTACAGTCCCATGGATTCTCCTGCAGATCGATCTGGATGAATGGGGATAACTGGTCCAGCACACCTTCCACAGGCAGGTGGGAGAAGTGGTTGTTCCTCAGGTTGAGCCTTGTCAGCATCGTTCCCTCAAACACATTCTCAGGCAGGGAACGCAGGAGGTTGTTGTTGAGGAACAGCAGCTGCAGGTTGTGCAATGAGTTGAAGGTCTGTGGTAAAATCTCTTTGATGATGTTGTACTCCAGGTATAAGTACTGCAGACTCTGCAGGCCAGAGAAAAGTGCCTGTGACAGGCTCTCTATATAATTGCCATTGAGGTAAAGCCTCCGCAAATTGGCCAGGTTCTCAAAAGTCCCATCCTGAATGATGGCAATCCTGTTATTACCCAGGTGCAGCAGCTCCAGTGAGCTGTACTCAGTGAGGTCCGTTCTGAAAAGGATCTGTAAATAGTTCCCAGTTAGGTGTAGTTTTTTTGGATAGGACGGCCTGGGCTGAAGGTCAGAAATGTTGTGCAACTTGCGTTCCTGACAGTTTACATTAAGTCCACTGTCTGAATTCTGGGAcgtgcagacacacacgctAGGGCAGGACATGGGCACCGGCGAGCGAGTCTGATAAACCATAATAGGCCCGAACACATGTTTATCCCTGCTGGAAGTCATGCGAGGAGTGGGGCGGCTACGCATTTTTGGTGGGCGGGACGCTTTGGGAGCTCGTGTCGGCATGCCATGTGCACGCAGCGTCGGTGAGTAGAAGTGGGAGTCAGAGGGGGGCTGCATGGCACGAACCCCTGACTCGCCTGTGCTCTTGCGAGGACAAAGATCCTGCTTTATGAGCTGCGTGATGTCCTTCCCATGCAGCCGGAAGGGCGTCTCACACACAATGTCCCCTACGAACATCGAGATGGTGTCCAGCCAGGACTTCAGCGGGATCAGGTCGCACGTGCAGTTCCATGGGTTCTCCTCCAGCTGGATTTCCATGATCCCCCCGATATGCTCCAGGACCCCAGCGAAGGGCAGCATCTTCAGCCGGTTCCCCCTCAGGTCCAGGTGCGTCAGCAGCATGAAGCGAAAGATGTTGTGTGGCAGAGAGAGCAAGAGGTTGTCGTTCAGGATCAGCACCTTCAGCTTGTTCAGCTTGTTGAACGCACCCGCCTCGATGACGCTGATGTAATTGTAATCTGCTTGCAGATATTCCAAACTTTCCAGGCCTGTGAAGGTCTCCTCCCGGACCATCTCcaggttgttgttgttgaggtGAAGTCGCCTAAGGTTCCTCAATCCATTAAAAGCTCCGGCCCGGATCTCTTGCAGCCCGTTGTTGCCCAGATGAAGGGACGTCACATTGCTGTAGTTGGCAAATTCGTTGGCGCTGAGGCGCGTGAGGCTGTTCCCGTTCAGGAAGAGCTGGCATATTTTATTCTGGGGTGGCTGGAACTGGCTGACGGTGCTGAATCCCTTGTTCTCGCAGTTGATGTTGAGCAAACTCTCCTTCTCCTCGCAAGAGCAGCGGTTCCTGCAGATGTCTTTAGAAGTTTTGCGGCTTTCTGTCTTGGAGGAGAAACTGGTCACAGTTAAAAGGCTAAGCAGCAGGACGTTGCTCAGCATTTTTGCAGCGTTGCAGAATATTCCAGCTTTAATATCTCACAGCGCGGCAGATTTTAACGCAAAAATTGAAACAAAAATACgtaaaaacagggaaaaaatcCTTTCCTATAATCCAAACGGTCAGAAACTGAGGCGGGCGCGCCGGAGCACGGCGCTCCTCTGCGACTCCCTCCAACATAGAGAAGGCAAAGGGGACGCGAGATGAATCACCGAAGCCATCGAGATACGCGTCTCTATTTCAGCCGCGCCATATCATCCTTGTCCCCGCTTCATCCGCGGAGCAACTCGGAGCACACTGATGTGTGTCTGCGCACGTCCATTCCCTCCGCTCAATGCTGctcctgtctctgtgtgtgtgtgtgtgtgtgtgtgtgtgtgagagtgtgtgtgcgcgcgcgcgcgcgggggtgggggaggtgcgtgcgtgtgtgtgtgcgcgcgcatgtgTCTGCGCGGTTAAAAACATCTTCAGACTGGCATCGTCACACACAAGGCACTGGGTTTATACGTCACTTTTCTGAACAactacaatattaatattattattattgttaattatagtaatgtgataataaaaatatgaataccTTCGTTTATTCTTTTTCtaagaataattattattatagcagTTATTTTTATGTAATCCGTTATGTGCGTTATGTACAGATTCTGGATTTCTCCTGTCTGGATATAGAATCTTTATTACTGCTATAATTATGCTCTCCACTAGGCGGTGGAATTAACACCTCGACCGGAAGTTTCACAAAAGAGCCGTACAGCCTGTTGAAATGCAGCAGGATGATCTTCTGACATCATCCAAACGTTCGCAAGACGCACCTAATATCTCCATACATTAAACTAGTAAAGAGCAGATGAGAGAAGAGCAGTTGTTACGACGCATGCAATCCATAATTAACAGCCAAGTGGCAAGACGTTCCTGGCAGGAGCCTTGTGAATAGTTCTGGGCCTGTAGCGTTATATGTGGTCCTCAGGCTAAAGGTGTGCTGGTCATGTATTATTGATCTACATGCAGTGAACCAGCGATAACAGTCATATGCAGACTAACAGCATGATGTATGAAGGGGTcgaatcatttttaataatactttttatggtattattatttcatattaaaatatcaatatagaaaaaatgcaaacataagtagaacatttaacatttaataacattaaatgttacaaaaaatacatttttgtggtATATTGATATTTTCACCATATTTGAGTGCATTAATATAATTGTTAAACTTTTTTGACAATACACactttaaaaccttttttacaGCAGTGATGAAATCTCTTTACACTGATGAAATTGAAAATAATACGAGTTTTAAAGAGATATTGCTCTTCAAAGCATTCCTcttattttaattgaataatgtACATCATAACACAGATATAGGGAATACTATTTGACAAGAACTGATCAGATAGCTTATTGTACACCTTCAAACATAAATGGATccactggataaaaaaaaacactaaaggCCATATTTGAGAGCATACAATTATACAATTGAGAGCTAGATTGTATAATCTTTAAAATAATGGATGTCTTATACTCATAAACCATACTTCATGCCCATTGCATGCTCTTGCTACCCTGGAAATGGGTTCATCTCTGAattactccttcccaatgtttttTCCATGTGTGTTTTCTATGGAGTTGTTCCTTGTTTCCAGAGATGATCCAAATTTGAGGGGTGTTGTTTTTCAGTGCCTGTAAGGCCCATTAAGACTGTTTGTGATTTTAGGCTATACAAAAATCAAAGTAGTGTtgttaaaaagagaaagaaacaaaaatttACATGAGTGAATACATgagtctgagaaaaaaaaaatcctgctccCTGCCTCCCTGAAACAATGACCAGGTCTGGCTATAGCTCATGCAGGGCAGTATGGCCACTCATTGATTAATCACTTCTCCTGGCGCTATAGAAGTGCTGACTGGAACGATCTGTGGACATCAGCGGTTGGACCTGGAGATGAATGGGGACCCCTTACATGACACTTTATGGCCCCCAGTCTCAGGTGTTGCCAACTTCCATGCAGAACCATGTCA of the Denticeps clupeoides chromosome 18, fDenClu1.1, whole genome shotgun sequence genome contains:
- the slitrk2 gene encoding SLIT and NTRK-like protein 2 isoform X1, coding for MLSNVLLLSLLTVTSFSSKTESRKTSKDICRNRCSCEEKESLLNINCENKGFSTVSQFQPPQNKICQLFLNGNSLTRLSANEFANYSNVTSLHLGNNGLQEIRAGAFNGLRNLRRLHLNNNNLEMVREETFTGLESLEYLQADYNYISVIEAGAFNKLNKLKVLILNDNLLLSLPHNIFRFMLLTHLDLRGNRLKMLPFAGVLEHIGGIMEIQLEENPWNCTCDLIPLKSWLDTISMFVGDIVCETPFRLHGKDITQLIKQDLCPRKSTGESGVRAMQPPSDSHFYSPTLRAHGMPTRAPKASRPPKMRSRPTPRMTSSRDKHVFGPIMVYQTRSPVPMSCPSVCVCTSQNSDSGLNVNCQERKLHNISDLQPRPSYPKKLHLTGNYLQILFRTDLTEYSSLELLHLGNNRIAIIQDGTFENLANLRRLYLNGNYIESLSQALFSGLQSLQYLYLEYNIIKEILPQTFNSLHNLQLLFLNNNLLRSLPENVFEGTMLTRLNLRNNHFSHLPVEGVLDQLSPFIQIDLQENPWDCTCDIVPLKNWMELSSTSVVVNEITCDSPSKHAGRLLRSLRNDGICPETNKVPATKAPTVTPSAEPTSCSTATSMEGNIPEMHAEVPLSVLILGVLVVFILSVCLGAGLFVFVLKRRKGVESVPVSANNLDVSSFQIQYSTYGTELSTEKTESHVYNYIPPPMGQMCQNPIYMQKDSEQVAYFKNLNLGLSSLEPKQDELAASSAFTISTMQFLDKQPSSIQEPELLYQNIAERVKELPTAAPLNYNFCTLPNRSFVPSYEVAARRHNQEHLNKTTLYGTPCKYYMEQSKCEPPLLPSKFKKNLKYLNYNTYLNKSRL
- the slitrk2 gene encoding SLIT and NTRK-like protein 2 isoform X2, encoding MLSNVLLLSLLTVTSFSSKTESRKTSKDICRNRCSCEEKESLLNINCENKGFSTVSQFQPPQNKICQLFLNGNSLTRLSANEFANYSNVTSLHLGNNGLQEIRAGAFNGLRNLRRLHLNNNNLEMVREETFTGLESLEYLQADYNYISVIEAGAFNKLNKLKVLILNDNLLLSLPHNIFRFMLLTHLDLRGNRLKMLPFAGVLEHIGGIMEIQLEENPWNCTCDLIPLKSWLDTISMFVGDIVCETPFRLHGKDITQLIKQDLCPRKSTGESGVRAMQPPSDSHFYSPTLRAHGMPTRAPKASRPPKMRSRPTPRMTSSRDKHVFGPIMVYQTRSPVPMSCPSVCVCTSQNSDSGLNVNCQERKLHNISDLQPRPSYPKKLHLTGNYLQILFRTDLTEYSSLELLHLGNNRIAIIQDGTFENLANLRRLYLNGNYIESLSQALFSGLQSLQYLYLEYNIIKEILPQTFNSLHNLQLLFLNNNLLRSLPENVFEGTMLTRLNLRNNHFSHLPVEGVLDQLSPFIQIDLQENPWDCTCDIVPLKNWMELSSTSVVVNEITCDSPSKHAGRLLRSLRNDGICPETNKVPATKAPTVTPSAEPTSCSTATSMEGNIPEMHAEVPLSVLILGVLVVFILSVCLGAGLFVFVLKRRKGVESVPVSANNLDVSSFQIQYSTYGTELSTEKTESHVYNYIPPPMGQMCQNPIYMQKDSEQVAYFKNLNLGLSSLEPKQDELAASSAFTISTMQFLDKQPSSIQEPELLYQNIAERVKELPTAAPLNYNFCTLPNRSFVPSYEVAARRHNQEHLNKTTLYGTPCKYYMEQSKCEPPLLPSKFKKLQSPTRLPSARTFPS